A portion of the Aricia agestis chromosome 1, ilAriAges1.1, whole genome shotgun sequence genome contains these proteins:
- the LOC121735177 gene encoding uncharacterized protein C18orf19 homolog A, with product MSLLFKVVNRQYINFQNITKPVQCCGRSFSRRIVKSSTYCGQISINQAINSSRFKISTTITRPFSAQTNSNNEKPSDEPTKKPGLVQKFKQMYKDYWYVVLPVHMTTSAIWFGSFYYCVRSGVDVISLLESLGISEKLLTPIKESTAGYFALAFALYKLVTPLRYAVTVGGTTYAIKKLTAIGWIKPMPSRERLKEMLQEQRDNIQDKFTESKQHYQTQIKEKSNQVMDEMRRYKAEMRNAKNKSKK from the exons atgtctttattatttaaagttgtGAATAGGCAATAcattaattttcaaaatataacCAAACCGGTTCAGTGTTGTGGTAGAAGCTTTTCACGAAGAATAGTTAAAAGTAGCACTTATTGTGGACAAATTTCAATCAATCAAGCTATAAATAGCAGTAGATTTAAGATTTCGACGACCATAACAAGGCCTTTTTCCGCCCAGACGAACAGTAATAATGAAAAACCTTCAGACGAGCCTACTAAGAAACCTGGTCTTGTACAGAAATTTAAACAAATGTACAAAGATTATTGGTATGTTGTATTACCTGTTCATATGACCACATCGGCCATATGGTTTGGAAGCTTCTACTATTGTGTTAGAAG TGGTGTCGATGTTATTAGTTTGCTTGAATCACTGGGTATAAGTGAAAAATTATTAACACCTATTAAAGAATCCACTGCAGGATATTTTGCATTAGCATTTGCATTATACAAGTTGGTTACACCACTGCGATATGCTGTGACAGTTG GGGGAACAACATATGCAATAAAGAAACTTACAGCAATTGGGTGGATAAAACCCATGCCATCGAGGGAAAGGCTTAAAGAAATGCTACAGGAACAAAGAGATAATATTCAAGACAAATTTACAGAAAGTAAACAACATTATCAGACTCAAATTAAGGAAAAAAGCAATCAAGTTATGGATGAGATGAGAAGATATAAGGCAGAAATGAGAAACGCCAAAAACAAATCTAAAAAATGA
- the LOC121734641 gene encoding uncharacterized protein LOC121734641, translating into MSSSTKHYFGRNSFVLLRFRCLFLIPIILVVTSLIFLMSNGSNIFLMNDNVIGYPWKIHQQGRKDGSDDVYTIKTEGCTIPGLKPFDTSVKKFIAKPKNIKPCDNAKSALLEYNSTNIWIAREHLAYHQLSDSVNISCCYKAFYRPLSVPDMMLEVDDRVEYHPCIYFYDTIEVKDEFVRVTCYYNEKLVYEQFFPFTPKKSYKYELTKVRPETSYNVIILGVDAISRLNFYRTMPKTLAYLKRKGAIELKGYNKVGDNTFPNLIPMLLGIKETDLRKTCWPNDRVTFDKCPFIWDLYRNAGFLTAFGEDTASLGTFNFEKLGFGRTPTDYYLHTFVREAETHSGNNRDFNSYICMGNKYFYIVLLDYIQSLISSMGTSRLFGFFWEVTMSHDYLNYPLAMDDTFEAFFENLDSSNVLNSTIFFLLSDHGMRWGDIRFTKQGRLEERLPLNYVLLPPSFREKFSLAYRNINLNSIRLTTPFDVYATLLDLVNPRRISDKSIKMRSEDFTPTVGMSLFLPIPGNRTCRAAAIDEHWCTCHRGMKVAATSAEALNSAGYLIWHLNDLLKRHRRCARLALEGILEVTEMVAGEPAEGEEGWREFLTVVRTTPGGAVFEATLRHGGGGGGGGGGGGGWAVAGTVSRLNLYGAQSRCVHDYRVKLYCFCL; encoded by the coding sequence atgtcttcATCGACCAAACATTACTTTGGGCGCAATAGTTTTGTACTCCTACGATTTAGATGTTTATTTTTGATCCCAATTATACTGGTAGTCACctctttgatatttttaatgagcaacggatctaatatatttttgatgaaCGACAATGTGATCGGCTACCCTTGGAAAATTCATCAGCAAGGACGCAAGGACGGCTCGGACGACGTTTACACGATCAAAACCGAGGGGTGTACGATACCCGGTCTCAAGCCTTTCGATACGAGCGTCAAAAAATTTATTGCGAAGCCTAAAAATATCAAACCATGCGACAACGCAAAATCCGCCTTGCTGGAGTACAATAGCACAAACATTTGGATTGCGAGGGAACACTTGGCTTATCATCAACTATCGGATAGTGTAAACATTTCCTGCTGCTACAAAGCGTTCTACCGACCCTTATCGGTTCCCGACATGATGCTCGAGGTCGACGATAGAGTGGAATACCATCCGtgcatttatttttatgatacgATAGAAGTCAAAGATGAATTCGTGAGAGTGACCTGTTACTACAACGAAAAACTTGTTTACGAACAATTCTTCCCCTTCACCCCCAAGAAATCTTATAAATATGAGCTCACGAAGGTTCGACCGGAAACTTCGTACAACGTTATTATTTTAGGCGTCGATGCTATTTCTAGATTAAATTTTTACAGAACTATGCCTAAAACTTTGGCCTACTTGAAAAGGAAAGGTGCTATCGAATTAAAAGGTTACAATAAAGTCGGTGACAATACGTTCCCCAACCTCATACCGATGCTGCTCGGTATAAAAGAGACTGACCTGAGAAAGACCTGCTGGCCCAACGACAGAGTCACCTTCGACAAGTGTCCCTTTATTTGGGACTTGTACAGAAATGCTGGATTTCTCACCGCATTCGGCGAGGATACCGCCAGCTTGGGAACCTTCAATTTCGAGAAATTGGGTTTCGGGAGGACTCCCACAGATTATTATTTACACACTTTCGTCCGCGAAGCCGAAACCCATTCGGGTAATAATAGAGACTTCAATTCGtatatttgtatgggcaataaatatttttacatagtCTTGTTGGACTATATACAAAGTTTGATCTCATCCATGGGAACGTCCAGGCTCTTCGGCTTCTTCTGGGAGGTAACTATGAGTCACGACTACTTAAACTACCCCCTGGCGATGGACGACACATTCGAGGCGTTCTTCGAGAACTTAGATTCGTCGAACGTTTTGAATAGCACAATATTCTTCCTGCTGAGCGATCACGGCATGAGATGGGGTGACATTCGCTTCACGAAGCAGGGGAGACTGGAGGAGCGCCTGCCCCTAAACTATGTTCTCCTGCCGCCGTCCTTTCGGGAAAAGTTTTCGCTGGCCTACCGAAACATAAACCTCAACAGCATCCGCCTCACGACACCCTTCGACGTCTACGCCACTCTTCTGGACTTAGTGAACCCCCGGCGAATAAGCGACAAAAGTATAAAGATGCGATCCGAGGATTTCACCCCCACCGTGGGCATGAGCCTGTTCCTCCCCATTCCCGGTAACCGCACCTGCCGGGCCGCCGCGATAGACGAGCACTGGTGCACGTGCCACAGGGGGATGAAGGTGGCCGCCACGAGCGCGGAGGCCCTCAACTCGGCGGGCTATCTCATATGGCACCTGAACGATCTGCTCAAGCGGCACCGGCGGTGCGCCCGGCTGGCGCTGGAGGGGATCCTGGAGGTGACGGAGATGGTGGCAGGGGAGCCGGCCGAGGGGGAGGAGGGGTGGCGCGAGTTCCTCACGGTGGTGCGGACGACGCCCGGGGGCGCGGTGTTCGAGGCGACGCTGCGGcacggcgggggcggcgggggtggcgggggcggcgggggcggctgGGCGGTGGCGGGCACCGTGAGCCGGCTCAACCTGTACGGCGCGCAGAGTCGCTGCGTGCACGACTACCGGGTTAAGCTGTACTGCTTCTGCCTGTGA
- the LOC121734537 gene encoding LIM domain-containing protein jub — MESSRRSTSDEQRCIQSLQDLKIFNTDENYTGQAQTATTSDISSQVKSARPVGAIESFTLENSNTNRQDYSFYERSNVITASKFATPKRVETIASNNKRDFNTSALSASPTRSADSVSQRSLSYQSEDLYEIPVSAPLQYPPVYENIDYYSEQKTSQPPFYHQIYEQGGPSIVSDGYYDTRYSKAQPQVPVNSKPKLNPTVYENMLCPENDKKTDFKAQTNQDQHFIQQGSVPGPQVPNTSLNKAIPQKIFIDKPKVAEKSLPPPPYNSGDSPSSDYTIMKSAPPKYTDVTALLKNNNSVSFDNKVTTIPSTAIYASIAPSAQRPKANIATEVQGSIPLGMPPAPKFFHPKPIGNGIAKGKPPLVNGGFVPGSKQLANRMQIVEDSNGSDYVCMTGGSTAAVVAAANKDNVSITSDSVPSRNLASGINPLCSPVPSPAPSPTPSSVSQLSGGSRGSGGRGKGLLPYSITPPRPPGPSEAQRKIEELTRQLEEEMEKQDEEGEYFGICHTCGAGVTGAGQACQAMGNLYHTNCFICCSCGRALRGKAFYNVHGKVYCEEDYLYSGFQQTAEKCAICGHLIMEMILQAMGKSYHPGCFRCCVCNECLDGVPFTVDVDNKIYCVNDYHRMFAPKCASCGKGITPVEGTDETVRVVSMDRDFHVDCYMCCVCGMQLTDEPDKRCYPLAGKLMCRACHLATIGAAGGPGNSPAPHLSPASYQYMG; from the exons ATGGAGTCCTCAAGAAGAAGTACATCTGATGAACAAAGATGTATACAAAGTTTGCAAGATTTGAAAATATTCAACACAGACGAAAACTATACTGGGCAAGCGCAAACTGCTACAACCTCTGATATCAGTTCTCAAGTGAAGTCGGCGAGACCAGTGGGAGCCATCGAGAGCTTTACTTTAGAAAACTCTAACACAAATCGACAGGATTATAGTTTTTACGAAAGATCAAATGTAATAACAGCATCAAAATTCGCGACTCCTAAACGAGTTGAAACTATAGCCTCCAATAACAAAAGAGACTTCAATACCTCGGCGTTGTCGGCCAGCCCAACGCGGTCTGCAGATTCTGTGTCACAAAGATCTCTTAGTTATCAATCTGAAGACTTATATGAAATTCCTGTGAGTGCACCGTTGCAATATCCTCCCGTTTATGAAAATATCGATTACTACAGTGAACAAAAGACATCACAGCCACCTTTCTATCATCAAATATATGAGCAAGGTGGACCGTCAATAGTTTCTGACGGATATTACGACACTCGATATAGTAAAGCACAACCCCAGGTACCTGTAAACAGTAAGCCAAAATTGAATCCAACTGTTTATGAAAATATGCTTTGTCCAGAAAATGATAAAAAGACTGATTTTAAAGCGCAAACAAATCAAGATCAGCATTTCATACAGCAGGGGTCAGTACCTGGTCCTCAGGTACCTAATACTTCCTTGAATAAAGCTattcctcaaaaaatatttattgataaaCCTAAAGTTGCTGAAAAATCTTTACCACCACCACCATATAATTCTGGAGATAGTCCTAGTAGTGATTATACAATCATGAAGTCAGCACCTCCTAAATATACTGATGTAACtgctttattaaaaaacaataattctgTAAGTTTTGATAACAAAGTTACAACGATTCCATCAACTGCTATTTATGCATCCATAGCGCCGAGTGCTCAAAGACCTAAAGCTAATATAGCTACTGAAGTGCAGGGTTCCATACCCCTTGGTATGCCCCCAGCACCAAAATTCTTTCACCCAAAACCTATTGGCAATGGTATTGCAAAAGGGAAGCCACCTTTAGTTAATGGGGGATTCGTCCCTGGCTCTAAGCAGCTCGCTAACAGGATGCAAATTGTAGAAGACAGCAATGGCTCCGACTATGTTTGTATGACAGGTGGCTCTACAGCAGCCGTGGTTGCCGCTGCAAATAAAGACAATGTGTCAATTACATCAGATTCAGTTCCATCTAGGAACCTAGCTTCGGGCATTAACCCCTTATGCTCACCAGTTCCATCTCCAGCACCAAGTCCTACACCTAGCTCTGTATCACAACTGTCCGGAGGGTCACGTGGATCCGGGGGTCGGGGTAAAGGGCTTCTACCCTATAGTATTACTCCACCCCGACCACCAGGCCCTAGTGAAGCTCAACGGAAAATAGAAGAGTTAACAAGACAACTAGAGGAAGAAATGGAAAAACAAGATGAAGAAGGAGAATATTTTG gCATTTGTCACACATGTGGAGCGGGTGTAACAGGGGCAGGACAGGCATGTCAGGCAATGGGGAACCTCTACCACACCAACTGTTTCATTTGCTGCTCTTGTGGAAGAGCTTTGCGGGGAAAAGCTTTTTACAATGTACACGGAAAAGTTTATTGTGAAGAAGACTACTTA TACTCAGGCTTCCAACAAACAGCAGAGAAATGTGCTATCTGTGGTCACCTTATCATGGAGATG ATTTTACAAGCTATGGGAAAATCTTACCATCCTGGATGTTTCCGCTGCTGTGTTTGCAATGAGTGTCTAGATGGTGTACCATTCACAGTAGATGTGGACAACAAAATTTACTGTGTTAATGATTATCATCGCATGTTTGCTCCAAAGTGTGCAAGTTGCGGCAAAg ggATAACACCAGTTGAAGGAACTGATGAGACTGTGCGTGTCGTGTCTATGGATAGAGATTTTCATGTGGACTGCTACATGTGCTGTGTTTGTGGTATGCAGCTAACTGATGAACCAGACAAGCGTTGTTATCCATTGGCAg gaaAATTGATGTGTAGAGCTTGTCACCTGGCAACTATTGGGGCAGCGGGAGGCCCAGGAAATTCGCCCGCTCCACATCTTTCCCCAGCATCTTATCAGTACATgggttaa
- the LOC121734443 gene encoding uncharacterized protein LOC121734443, whose protein sequence is MVSLSIQSRVDPQFKVELKAYVLSNITSYLPERHVKSIEWVDLQALPLADPKFNVPNKINLLLGADIYSTILKKGIKKSPSGTLCAQNTTLGWIISGVVQPEKAIKDNPTHISVMHAQINSDEILKTFWEIEEQTPKLKKILTEEEQRCEDLFKATTTRSNDGRYVVKLPFRDEYPACKYGDSRCIAIARMKSLEKRFAKDKDLKKKYTAVINEYIQLDHMRKVEDQDTKKEESVYLPHHAVIRNDKSTTKVRIVFNASEKNKNGVSLNDTLMVGPTLQADLRHLVMRWRVHPIGFVADIIKMYRQVRVTNEDASYQRIVWRDDPATEIKDYELLTVTFGTACAPHLAVKALQQIAHDEGHNYVLAADKVLKDFYMDDLMTGCSSVNEGIEIYKQISQLLEKGGFKLQKWNSNSKELLMEINSLAEKREDQECAEKESKDKQEDRKKDNKGKEIEIKLDNTTKILGLTWNRKDDRFQYTVNLPPTSGPATKRTIISDIARLFDPLGWIAPSVVIAKIFIQKLWLTGLGWDDELSDELVKEWNTYRQDLSELTKIEIPRWMSSRSDDAVKELHGFSDASKAAYSAVVYLRVVDANGGVHTSLVVAKTRVAPIKQISIPRLELCGTVLLSRLLLEAAEILSIPKDNIWAWTDSTVVLAWLNSHLSRWKTFVGNRVSEVLTSLNSSQWFHVSTKLNPADCASRGVLPTALVDDSLWFSGPPFLRGQTIQYNKPKDLNVTLEESVKVHITTVPEQSIFERFSSLQRMLRVFAYCRRFWNKDKEKTKYLQKKELDEVLRSCIKVTQKEHFECNQH, encoded by the exons ATGGTCTCTCTGTCGATTCAATCGAGAGTAGATCCTCAGTTCAAAGTGGAACTCAAAGCTTATGTTTTGAGTAACATTACGTCTTATCTTCCAGAGAGACACGTAAAGTCAATCGAGTGGGTTGATTTACAGGCTTTGCCCTTAGCAGACCCAAAGTTCAATgttcctaataaaataaatcttttatTGGGAGCAGATATTTATAGTACAATACTCAAAAAAGGTATCAAAAAGAGTCCATCAGGCACGTTGTGTGCTCAGAACACCACACTGGGATGGATAATATCTGGTGTAGTACAACCTGAGAAGGCAATAAAGGACAATCCAACCCATATTAGCGTTATGCACGCACAGATCAATAGCGATGAAATTCTCAAAACATTCTGGGAAATTGAAGAGCAAACACCGAAGTTAAAGAAAATTCTAACAGAGGAAGAGCAAAGGTGTGAGGATTTATTCAAAGCTACAACCACTAGATCAAACGATGGCCGTTACGTCGTTAAATTACCATTTAGAGACGAATACCCTGCTTGCAAATATGGCGATTCACGATGCATTGCGATAGCTAGAATGAAATCGTTAGAAAAAAGGTTTGCAAAGGATAAGGACTTGAAAAAAAAGTACACAGCAGTCATAAATGAATATATACAATTAGATCACATGAGGAAGGTTGAAGATCAGGACACAAAAAAGGAAGAATCAGTCTATCTACCGCATCATGCTGTCATTAGAAACGACAAATCCACTACAAAGGTTCGTATAGTATTCAATGCTTCAGAGAAGAATAAAAACGGTGTCTCTCTGAATGACACGCTGATGGTTGGACCTACACTACAAGCAGACTTACGTCACTTAGTAATGCGATGGAGAGTCCATCCCATTGGCTTTGTCGCGgacattattaaaatgtatcgaCAAGTCAGAGTGACAAATGAAGACGCAAGTTACCAACGTATAGTCTGGAGAGATGATCCTGCAACAGAGATAAAGGATTACGAACTACTTACCGTGACCTTTGGTACAGCTTGTGCTCCACATCTCGCAGTCAAAGCCCTACAACAAATTGCACATGACGAAGGACATAACTATGTTCTGGCTGCGGATAAAGTCCTGAAAGATTTTTACATGGACGACTTAATGACAGGGTGTAGCAGTGTAAATGAAGGCATAGAAATCTATAAACAAATATCACAATTATTAGAGAAAGGAGGTTTCAAATTACAGAAGTGGAATAGCAATAGTAAGGAACTTTTAATGGAAATAAACTCGTTAGCTGAAAAAAGAGAAGATCAAGAATGTGCTGAAAAGGAAAGTAAGGACAAACAAGAAGATAGGAAAAAGGACAATAAAGGAAAGGAAATAGAAATCAAACTAGATAATACTACAAAAATACTTGGACTTACCTGGAATCGCAAAGATGACAGATTTCAATACACGGTGAATCTTCCTCCGACGTCTGGACCTGCAACTAAAAGAACAATTATTTCAGACATTGCACGACTTTTTGATCCACTAGGATGGATAGCACCTAGCGTAGTTATAGCAAAGATTTTCATTCAAAAGCTGTGGCTCACAGGGCTTGGATGGGATGATGAGTTAAGCGATGAATTGGTAAAGGAATGGAATACTTACCGTCAAGACTTATCTGAACTTACCAAGATAGAGATCCCTCGATGGATGAGTTCACGTTCTGATGATGCAGTTAAAGAATTACACGGCTTCAGTGATGCGTCCAAGGCTGCGTATTCAGCTGTCGTCTATCTAAGAGTGGTTGATGCTAATGGAGGAGTGCACACCTCGCTGGTTGTAGCCAAGACCAGAGTGGCACCAATAAAGCAAATAAGTATCCCGAGACTGGAGCTCTGCGGGACTGTGCTTCTTTCAAGATTGCTGCTGGAAGCTGCTGAAATTTTAAGTATCCCCAAGGACAATATATGGGCCTGGACTGACTCAACAGTCGTTCTCGCATGGCTAAACAGCCATCTGAGTCGATGGAAAACCTTTGTAGGAAATAGAGTGTCCGAAGTGCTGACCTCTTTGAATTCCTCGCAATGGTTTCACGTATCCACCAAGTTAAACCCAGCGGATTGCGCCTCGCGCGGAGTACTACCTACGGCTCTGGTTGATGACTCGCTGTGGTTTTCCGGACCTCCATTTCTGAGAGGACAGACCATCCAGTACAACAAACCGAAGGATTTGAACGTAACGTTAGAAGAATCAGTTAAGGTTCACATCACAACAGTTCCAGAACAGTCAATCTTTGAAAGATTCTCCTCTCTGCAACGGATGTTGAGAGTGTTTGCTTATTGCAGACGATTCTGGAACAAGGACAaagaaaagacaaaatatttacagaagaaAGAATTAGACGAAGTTTTACGAAGTTGTATAAAAGTCACACAAAAAGAACA CTTTGAGTGTAATCAACACTGA
- the LOC121734794 gene encoding uncharacterized protein LOC121734794 — MSQFAGQMFAGLKAALAPTKLRYLFFCITVFGIIYFLYISNVARVLRTKSFIPGGRRSPHIRDDSERFTINTAGCSIPYLDPYDETVKQFAKFPQLDEVCPNATISYLGDNETHIWVKEENKQLYNLSDSGDTICCYQPFYRPLSVKDVTSTHNDDRVQYDNCTFFTDVIEARDEFVRVTCSSNTTEPFYTQYYLFALKKDPPASSEVKTSDPVFNVLVMGIDAVSRLNFHRTMPKTLKYLKENGAVELFGYNKVGDNTFPNLIPMLLGISEKELKTTCTPRKKSTFDNCPFVWEQYRETGYYTAFGEDTSWLGTFNYVKPGFLSGPTDYYIHTFMNEAEDNVGTVKDFNSYLCMNDKYFYRVLLDYINNLFATLNPNKFFGFFWEVSMSHDYLNYPMLIDDQYETFFKNLEEKKYLAETILLLVSDHGIRWGDIRQTKQGRLEERLPFVYVLTPSLFRTQYSEAYNHLKLNSRRLTTPYDVHATLADLSDISRIGDKNITLRKTQFYSHNRGISLFLPIPSNRTCAMADIEDHWCTCHRSVPVATDSAEAIEAAGMLTRKINSFLQNYKQCAKLKNSRVIEVNKVTGGSPDGDLKGWHEYMAIIETSPGNGVFEATLRRYSTKWTLQGSISRLNLYGEQSHCVNDAKLKLYCFCQ; from the coding sequence ATGTCGCAGTTCGCGGGACAGATGTTCGCGGGTTTGAAGGCAGCGTTGGCGCCAACAAAACTTCGCTACCTGTTCTTTTGTATCACTGTTTTTGGTAtcatttattttctttacatcAGCAACGTAGCACGTGTACTAAGAACTAAAAGTTTCATACCGGGTGGCAGGAGGAGCCCACATATCAGAGATGATTCCGAGAGATTCACCATAAATACGGCCGGCTGCTCTATACCGTACTTGGATCCATACGACGAGACCGTCAAACAGTTCGCCAAGTTTCCTCAGCTAGACGAAGTATGTCCGAATGCCACCATATCTTACCTGGGTGACAACGAAACTCACATTTGGGTGAAAGAAGAGAACAAGCAACTCTACAATTTGAGTGACTCGGGCGATACAATTTGTTGCTACCAGCCGTTTTATAGACCTTTATCGGTAAAAGACGTAACGTCTACCCACAATGATGATCGAGTACAATatgataattgtacattttttacCGACGTCATTGAGGCAAGGGATGAATTCGTCAGAGTGACGTGCAGTTCTAACACCACTGAGCCGTTCTATACGCAGTACTACTTGTTCGCGCTGAAGAAGGACCCTCCCGCTAGCTCCGAAGTTAAAACCAGTGATCCCGTGTTCAATGTTCTAGTGATGGGAATAGACGCCGTATCGAGGCTAAACTTTCATCGGACGATGCCGAAGACGCTCAAGTATTTAAAAGAAAACGGTGCGGTCGAACTATTCGGGTATAACAAGGTCGGTGATAATACGTTTCCTAATCTCATACCGATGCTGCTGGGCATCTCAGAAAAAGAACTCAAAACGACTTGCACGCCGAGAAAGAAGTCTACCTTCGACAATTGCCCTTTCGTTTGGGAACAGTATAGGGAAACCGGGTACTACACCGCTTTCGGTGAGGACACCTCGTGGCTCGGTACGTTTAATTACGTCAAACCGGGATTCCTCAGCGGACCTACGGATTATTACATTCACACGTTTATGAATGAAGCGGAGGACAACGTCGGTACCGTGAAAGATTTCAATTCATACCTGTGTATGaatgacaaatatttttatcgagTTCTCTTGGATTACATAAATAATCTATTCGCTACCTTGAACCCCAATAAATTTTTCGGATTCTTTTGGGAGGTGTCCATGAGTCACGACTACTTAAATTATCCCATGTTAATTGACGATCAGTACGAAACATTTTTCAAAAATCTAGAGGAAAAGAAGTATCTCGCTGAAACTATACTGCTGTTGGTCAGCGATCACGGAATTAGATGGGGAGATATACGGCAAACGAAACAAGGCCGGCTAGAGGAACGACTGCCGTTCGTTTATGTATTAACCCCTTCGTTATTCAGGACGCAGTATAGTGAAGCTTACAATcatttgaaattgaattctAGAAGACTGACGACACCGTACGATGTTCACGCGACGCTCGCCGACCTGAGCGATATCTCGAGAATCGGCGATAAAAACATTACGCTGAGGAAAACACAGTTTTACAGTCACAACAGAGGAATAAGTCTCTTTTTACCCATTCCGAGTAATCGAACTTGCGCGATGGCGGACATCGAGGATCACTGGTGCACCTGCCACAGGAGCGTCCCCGTTGCGACCGACAGCGCGGAGGCGATCGAAGCTGCGGGAATGCTAACGAGAAAAATTAATTCGTTTCTTCAAAACTATAAACAGtgtgcaaaattaaaaaatagtcGTGTAATAGAGGTGAATAAAGTAACAGGAGGAAGTCCGGACGGTGACTTGAAAGGCTGGCACGAATACATGGCGATCATCGAGACGTCACCTGGTAATGGAGTATTTGAGGCAACTTTGCGACGTTACAGCACGAAGTGGACTTTGCAGGGGTCCATTAGCCGTCTCAATCTATACGGTGAACAGAGCCACTGTGTTAACGATGctaaacttaaattatattgtttttgtcAGTAG